The Triticum aestivum cultivar Chinese Spring chromosome 6D, IWGSC CS RefSeq v2.1, whole genome shotgun sequence genomic sequence GTGCCACCGAACACAACATACCAAATTATGATTTTGAGAAGCATCCAAGCACTTCCACACAAGCAAATGCCAATTGTGAAAGAGATCATGCCATGGCAGCTATAAATAGGCCCGTAGCATGACGATCATCCTTCCTCATCCATCATTCTCAAAAGTAGAGCGCATCATTTAAGCCAAGCAAGCAGTGCTCAATACAAATCCACCATGAAGACCTTTCTCATCCTTGCCCTCCTTGCTATTGTAGCAACCACCGCCACAATTGCAGTTAGAGTTCCAGTGCCACAATTGCAGCCACAAAATCCATCTCAGCAACAACCACAAGAGCAAGTTCCATTGGTACAACAACAGCAATTTCCAGGGCAGCAACAACCATTTCCACCACAACAACCATATCCGCAGCCGCAACCATTTCCATCACAACAACCATATCTGCAGCTGCAACCATTTCCACAGCCGCAACTACCATATCCGCAGCCGCAACTACCATATCCGCAGCCGCAACCATTTCGACCACAACAACCATATCCACAACCGCAACCACAGTATTCGCAACCACAACAACCAATTtcgcagcagcaacaacaacaacaacaacaaatcctTCAACAAATTTTGCAACAACAACTGATTCCATGCAGGGATGTTGTATTGCAACAACACAACATAGCGCATGGAAGGTCACAAGTTTTGCAACAAAGTACTTACCAGCTGGTGCAACAATTGTGTTGTCAGCAGCTGTGGCAGATCCCCGAGCAGTCGCGGTGCCAAGCCATCCACAATGTTGTTCATGCTATTATTctgcatcatcatcaacaacaacaacaacaacaacaaccgttGACCCAGGTCTCCTTCCAACAGCCTCAACAACAATATCCATCAggccagggctccttccagccatcTCAGCAAAACCCACAGGCCCAGGGCTCTGTCCAGCCTCAACAACTGCCCCAGTTTGAGGAAATAAGGAACCTAGCGCTAGAGACGCTACCTGCAATGTGCAATGTCTATATCCCTCCATATTGCACCATTGCTCAAGTTGGCATCTTCGGTACTAACTGAGAAGAGAAGAACTCTAGTAGTAGATATATGATACACCGTTTTCTTAGTCCATGGTTTGGTCGTTGTAGCGGTGAAAAAATAAAGTGACATGCACTATCATGCAAGAACCCGAACTATACTAGTTCAAACATGGGAATAAAAGACAAACACATGTCTTGACTacatatgattgtttgtttgagttCCACTCATGTGCCCACTTACAAGTTCACCCCTAATTATATATATTATGCATTAAGTAGATATTTATGTTGCATTAATCTAAAGATAACAAAATGAGTCTGAAATTTGAATTAAATTGAAGTATTTCCTTGGACTTTCAAATGGAGTATTATTAAAGTAGTAAGGACTATCCACATCCTTGGCTTGCCCTTGATCAATTATTTCCAGAGAAGCATTCAATTCATCAATCAATTACATTGATTTTTGTGGCTGGTACTTCTCCTCAACATGAGTATATTCATCGCGGCAACTCCAAATAGGCATGAATGAGGTACCGGTGCTCTGGAGCACTGGTACCTAACTGCTTCTCATGTGAAGGGGTGCGGGCGCGGGAGAGgtgtttttggtgggccaggggaGTAAgaagcggccgtggcagcggtccagacGCCCACAAAGCCCCGTAGTTTGTTTTTGGTTTACAGGAAAATGCACATCCAGACCGGCCTGCGGGCCGATATAGGACCGTATTGGATGGCAAAACATGTCCGGATGGTCGCGAGCGGTTTAAGGGTTAGCTTTTGTAACACCCGGTTAGTTATGCTAtggtaattccctgctaatgatgtcacgtcagcacgattactgttgttaacctcacaATGATTCAAtcccattcaaattcaaatttaaaataaaggcaaacatcaaaagtttcaaacattaaaactaaaatcttCGAGAGGTGaaaaataatgcataagtaattatggtggagaaaccacacttttataaaatgtttaaatactctaaaaataATAAAACCGTGGCTTAAactattatttaaatgcttttaaaatagtAAAAATGTTCTAACTAAATTAATTGGGTACCAAACTTTTAGTGGCAGTGGTATATTTAGTAGAACTAATTTAGATGCTAATAAAACATAAAAGGAAAGACAAAACAAATAAAAGTAAAAGGGGGCAACCCCTCGCTGGACCTCGGCCAAGCTGGCCACTGGGCTAGCTAGGTTGGCCCAACCGCCTCCCTTAACCCCCCACTCCCCATTGAACCCTAGACCGATCGCCCCACTTCCCCCACACCCCCTCGTTAGCCTCCccacctctcgatcccatctggatcggggaggggatcGCCCCCATCGACCCCGTCGCGGTCGCTGGATCGCCCGCCGGCGTCGCCGGACCTCCTCCCCGTCGCACGTCTCCGGCTCTCCTCCCCTCTCGCTCCTTTTCctcgacccgatctggatcggacAGGGCCAATGAGCCCAACGCCCCCCTGCATCGACGCTGTGCTCCAGCACCGCCGCCCGAAGACCTCGCCATCGCCGGACCTCGCGtcgcctcctcgtatccctccccGACTCGCCTCCTCAAGCCACGCCGACCCCCTTCTCGGCAACGCTGTGAGCCGCCCCCGTTTCCCTCCTTCTCTTTCCACCGTGTTCACCGCGCCGCCTGCCGTGCCCCTCGCAGCGCGCAcgcccaccaccgcgccagcccccgCTCCGCGCCCTCTCCTGCACGCTTGTGCGCGCATGACCCTAGCCGCGCCCACGCCGTGATCCCCTTGTCCCGCGCTCGCCGCGGCCCCCATGCTCCCCTGTGCCCTCTTTTGGGGGTGTCGGCTGCCCCTGTCCCGCAGCTCGCTGGCATGTGTCCCCGCCCGCGCCTCGCCACCGCTCTACAGCTACGCTACTATTGCGCTGTGGCCGCCGCCGCTTCCCGCTGCTCTGCCAGCGCCAAAGCTCCCGGTTGGCCCTGCCGCTGCTCGCATTTAACCGCCGGCCTAAGCGGCCTAacctcccccccccctcgctaATGAACCCCCACCAACCCGCTGACACCGGGACCCACATCCCCTAATTAACCATTTAATAAATTAAAACTCTTAAATTAACATTagtgtatgacatgtgggtcccctatTAATTAAACTGATTTAATTAAAATCTATTAACTTTGagtctatgacatatgggccccactaaacatttgaccagtcaacggtccagTCAAATGCTGACCGGACAGTTGACCAGAGGGCCCCGCCAGTCAGCCAATGTGTTGTTCTGCTGGGTACCTTTCTAAGTACACCTAGCATTTTGCATTTACAATATTTGTTTTAAAATAAATtagaataatttcaaaaaaatattaaaacttttaaaattaaaataaataatccgtaactcggatgaaattaCTTTATACATGGAACTTGCTCAaaaaacgagacgaatccgaatacacagtccgttcgtctgccacgcgtccctagcatagcgaacatgcaaccatcCCCCTCCGGTTCGACTGTCCGAAAAATTATTATTGcacatgcccgctaagaggttggctgtatatgacatgacaacttcttatagccgacccttggctgtattattaaccatgctcttagtgaggtagctagtatatcatagacgactagctagtatcagactggccaaagtgggagtaacttcagcagtaacatcgactccaactcagcaaacttgcttatgtgggaGTAAACCTTGTCCAATGCAAAATAgaatcccagtcgtaattttttcaggaaacgtgtgggatcccaaacgaaaagcacacatcactcttgcggcaaccgtcggtgacACCCAataaatcacaaacggtctgcagcacttgtatgtgtgcaaaggggctcctgaaccgtttgtgatagaacattatcgcagacggtaattgttggcaaacgtgtgcgatggagtctagcatggcagacgggttacgcagaaaactcgtgtgcgatggggcacaaatcgcacacagttcatatgttggcccatgtGCCTTACATACTATTTCCCAAATGGTTTGTTACGACAGACCGTATCGTTTCAGtgcgtcattagaaacgcttaatcactGATACCACACGTGCGATAGAATTTAGTgcgtgctgcatcgcacacgattacattttggaaggcctctggatcactgctccatatccccgacggtttctgggccgtgtgggaaggacaccctatcgcacacactcacttggcgacggttccaaatgctgttgcggaaaggggttaaaaacagtttgtttaggaccgacgcataccagtgtctatctatctatctatctatctatctatccatctatctatctatctatccatctatctatctCAATCCACCTATCTATCTATCCatctatccatctatctatctctccatctatccatctatctatccatctatccatccatctactatccatctatctatccatccatctatctatctctctctctctatctatctatctatctatctatctatctatctatctatctatctatctatctatctatctgtcTGTCTAACTATCTATCTGTCTATCTATCTATCCATCTAttcatctatctatctatgtatccATTTATCCATTGATCCATCTATCgatccatccatctatccatccatctatccatccatctatctatccaTGTATCCATGTATCCATCTATCCATCTATCCATCTATTGatctatccatctatctatctatctatccatctatccatctatcgatctatccatctatctatctatccatccatctatccatctATCGATCTATCGGTCTATCCATCTATCGATCTATCCATCTCTCCATCTACCCATCTACCCATCTATCCATCTATCCATCTATTCATCTACCGATCTatctatccatctatctatctAGCTATCTAGCTATCTATCAATCTATCTAGCTATCTAGCTATCTATCTATCTAGTTATCTAGCTATCTATCAATCTACCTACCTACCTACctacctatctatctatctatctatctatctaaaggaaatatgccctagatgcaataataaagttgtcatttacatttccttatatcatgataaactaGCGGAgtcacccgcgcatttgcgcggctagattgaCTACATATATTGTTATATTTGGGATTATTTTTCTATGCCAATTTTATGGCCTCTTACTCAGATATTATCTAATTGAATTTACCACCACCATATGTTATATCCATAGATTATAATTAAAAGGCAACTTCCGACGAAACATAGACAGATTATTGAGTGCTCAGTAGACGGACGCAATATCATATATAGACTTCTATACCAATCTTCATGGTTCCCATCTTTGATCCTCTCCTCGTCCCTTGGTATCTATCTTTGCACCCAATATGTCTTTGGAGTTCCAAGAATTGAATCTTAGCATGAATGGCTTCAATGTGTACCAAATGTTCTCTTGTTCCTCCCAAATTAATTACTGGTTGCATTCTTAGTTGCTTTGACATTCTTGGTTAATGCAATGTCTTGCCTACCAATATATGCATCCACACACGATCATATTTATATGACCACTTACCTCTGTATTCTGGTATTTGTGCTTCAGAATTTTTCTCTCATTCAGTTTATTCATAGATTAAAAACGTCGATCGTTTCTTTATTGGTTTGCATTATCTTGTTTGCCGAACGTAAGCATCCACACATGCTCGTCATGATATGATTGGTCATCATTGTATATTTGTATTTGTGTGTTGATAGCTTAAGGATTTTCTCGGATTCACTTCATAGTTTAAGGATTTTCTCGCGTTCAATTTATTCTACCTTATTCATTTTCATGTTTCTTTATTGCATTTATATCAATTCTTACAATATATTTTCCAAGATATGAACTCAACTGCTAATTACGTAGTTTTTCATCAAAAATTACATGTAAAAATGTTAcaaatgcataaacatgataaaaatATATATCATATTCCATTGAGAGATCGCCCATTTAAAAAAAACACGTTGACTTACAAAAAGGACAATTCAAGCTGCATGTACGTCCGACTCATGTTTACCTGACAATGTCGATGTTGATTTCAGCAGTAAATGAGCTGTGTGTGACCTTTGCGCTTTCCGGTATTCTTCTAACCTGTGTGCTTTATGATCAGTTTGTTGTGCTTAGTACTGGACACTGGAGTATACTATCATATTTGGTACAAATAAATCTGAACTACTATAGTTATGATCCACTCTATAGTTAATGGTGGTGGTAATTAATATATGTGGTTAAATACTTGCGCTCCTTAGGTGGGGAGTTGGATTTGTATTTCCCTAAAATAAATTTCAGATTTCGTAATAGTGGTGAAGCCAGCCGGAAGAACCTCTGCGTCATTATTAATTTTG encodes the following:
- the LOC123143245 gene encoding alpha/beta-gliadin MM1-like, which translates into the protein MKTFLILALLAIVATTATIAVRVPVPQLQPQNPSQQQPQEQVPLVQQQQFPGQQQPFPPQQPYPQPQPFPSQQPYLQLQPFPQPQLPYPQPQLPYPQPQPFRPQQPYPQPQPQYSQPQQPISQQQQQQQQQILQQILQQQLIPCRDVVLQQHNIAHGRSQVLQQSTYQLVQQLCCQQLWQIPEQSRCQAIHNVVHAIILHHHQQQQQQQQPLTQVSFQQPQQQYPSGQGSFQPSQQNPQAQGSVQPQQLPQFEEIRNLALETLPAMCNVYIPPYCTIAQVGIFGTN